CTTATTAACTCCTATGCTAGATGCTTCTGATTGCGACAAAAAAGCATCAGCCACAACAGCTTGATCAAACTCATTATACCTTGATTTTAAACCGACACTCCAATAAATACCTTTATCAATAAAATAATCAAAATTGTACCTGACGTGATCTCCTATTATTAAATCCAGAGAAGCAACATCATTTTTTAATAAAAATTGATTTTTAGTGATATTAGCTAAAATGGCACTTTTGTATAAGTCGTCATAATGTAGTCCTAATTTTAAAAATGTCGTTTTTTTAGTTTCATTAACGGTAGTAATTACTCTATACGCATCATCTTCTTCTTTTTTAAGTTCATAGAAAAAACTATCAAAATTATTAGTTGCCACCACATTATTAGCCCCTTCGGATAGTTCTTTGTAAGTCACTTTTGTATAGGGCCTCATTCTTAATTTACCTAAAATATAGGATCTTGTATATTTATTGATTCCGTTGGTTTCAATATAATTGATTTGTAAGCTATCAGGAGAATGCATTGCTTCCCTTACTATAGGTTTTTTTATTTGTTTTTGTTTTAATTGTTGCAAAACTTCTATTTTTCCTATAGTAGCTATCTCTCCATTTTTGATAATCTGATTTCCGTCATCAAAAGACACTACATTAAACTTTGTTATATCTGGTTTAATATAAATATCAGTCTCTTTAGACTTGGTCTTCATATCGGTTATGGTCCTAAAATTATTAATCTGAAACAATATTTGAGGAGCAGAAGACAAATCTGTACGGTTTGCTAAACCATCCTGTACATCAACACCAATAATGATATCCATTCCTTTAGCTTTCAACTTATTGATGGGATAATTATTAACGACCCCTCCATCAATTAATAATTGCCCGTTAATCTCCACAGGCTGAAATAAGGACGGAAAGGCACCACTAGCTCTAACAGATTGTGGTAAATTACCCTTGTCCAAGACCACTTGTTGTCCTGTCTCTACATCTGTTGCAATACAGAAAAAAGGAATAGGTAATTTTGAAAAGTCATTTTCATCACTAACATGCATCATTAGCTTGGTTAATAAATTAAACACATTTTGACCTCTAGATAATGCGGATGGCAACTTTACTTTTAAGTGATCAAAAGGTAGCGTTACAGCATAACGTTCTGATATTTCTCTCTCGTACGTTGACTTTGCAGATCTTGGTATATTATCACTTATTAGGTCATCAAAATTAACCCCCTTAAAAATAGAATCTAATTGCTTCCCTGAATAGCCAGAAGCATATAACGACCCAATAATAGCCCCCATACTTGTACCCGCTACATAATCTACTCTAATTCCTAAGCTATCTATAACTTTTAAAACACCAATATGCGCAAACCCTTTTGCGCCACCACCACTTAAAACTAAACCAACTTTAGGTTCTTTAGATTCCACTTCCTGTTCTTGCGCGTTAAGACTACTACAAAAAGTCAATATTAATAGTATAGCGATGCTAATTTGCTTCATTCTTTATGGTAATAATTATATATTTTTGCTGCTCTAGAAACTCCTACAATCTCTTCCAATTCATCTAATTTAGCGTTTGAAATTCGTTTTGCAGATTTAAATTTTTTCAATAATTCTATTATCGTTTTTTCTCCAATCCCAGGAATAGTTTCCATTTCAGTATTTAACGCCTGCTTGCTTCTTTTATTTCGATGATGCTCTATTCCAAAACGGTGTGCCTCATTACGTAACTGTTGAATTATTTTTAGTGTTTCTGATTTTTTATCTAAATATAGCGGAATTGGATCATCTGGATAAAACAATTCTTCTAAACGTTTTGCAATCCCTATTATAGCTATTCTACCTCTTAATCCTAAAAGATCTAAACTTTTTAATGCTGAAGATAATTGCCCTTTTCCTCCATCAATAATTATTAATTGCGGTAAAGGTTGCTCCTCTTCAAGTAAGCGTTTATAACGTCTAAACACAACCTCTTCCATAGACGCAAAATCATCTGGACCTTCAACCGTTTTTATATTAAAATGGCGATAATCTTTTTTGCTTGGTTTACCGTTTTTAAACACAACACAAGCTGCTACGGGATTAGTCCCTTGTATGTTTGAGTTATCAAAACACTCGATATGTCGTGGCTCTTCTCCTAAACGCAAATCCTGTTTCATTTGCGCCATAATACGATTGGCATGACGGTCTGGATCTGTTATTTTAACTTGCTTGAAACGCTCCATCCTATAATATTTGGCATTTCTAATAGATAAATCCAAAATATGTTTTTTATCCCCTAATTGCGGAACGGTAACCTTAAGCTCCTCCCCAATATTCACAGAAAAAGGTACGTATATTTCTTTAGAGTTAGAGTTAAAGCGCGCTCTTATTTCAATAATAGCTAATTCTAAAAGTTCTTTATCACTTTCGTCGAGCTTCTTTTTGATTTCTAACGTATGTGATCTTATAATTGACCCATACGATAGTTGTAAAAAATTAATATAACCATGTCCAGCATCACTAATTATTGAAAACACATCGACATTACTAATCTTAGGGTTAACTATCGTTGACTTAGCTTGGTAGTTTTCTAATACCTCAATTTTTTCTTTAATACGCTGCGCAGCCTCAAATTCCATGACTTCTGCAAATTCCCGCATCTGTACTTTAAAGTTACCTAAAGAGTCTTTAAAATTCCCTTTTAAAATCTCTCTAATAGCATCAATATTTTCATGATAGCTTGCTTCTGTCTCTCGACCTTCGCACGCTCCTTTACAATTCCCCAAATGGTATTCCAAACACACTTTGTACTTACCCTCACTTACTTTATCCTGAGCCAAATTATAATTACATGTTCGCAATTTGTACAATCCATTAATTAAACCCAATAACGTTTTAACCGTTTTCATGCTTGTGTAAGGACCAAAATAATCACTACCATCCTTAATAACGCGACGGGTAGGAAACACTCTGGGGAATCGTTCTTTTTTTATACAAATCCAAGGATACGTTTTATCATCTTTTAATAAAACATTATAACGTGGCTTATGTTTTTTTATCAAGTTATTTTCTAATAACAAAGCATCCGTTTCGGTTTCAACAACTATATGCTTAATATTAGCGATACGCTTGACTAAAACTCTAGTCTTTCCATTTTCGTGCGTTTTAGTAAAATAAGACGTTACACGTTTTTTAAGATTTTTAGCTTTACCAACATAAATAATAGTGCCTTCCGCATCAAAATACTGATAGACACCCGGCGAATCCGGTAAGGTTTTAAGCTGAATATCTAAAGCAGTTTGACTCATTTTAATTCTAAAAAATTGATGTGTTTTTATTAGTAATCAAAGGTAATTATTTAAAAATAACTTATCGTTTTTAGCTCTAATTTTAACCTGAAAATAAAAATAATACTATTTACTTATTTATTACCTTGCACCTCTTTTTAAACACTAAAAATGACAAAGAAAACCATTGGTAGAACCGATAAAATTAACTTTCCGAAGTTGGATTTATTTGAAATAGACTGTAAAATTGATACAGGCGCCTATACCTCTGCAATACACTGCTCTAACGTCGTTGTTAAAGATGACGGACTACATTGCACTTTTTACAGTAAGGGCCACCCCAACTTTAATAGTGAAACTAAAATATTTAAAGAGTACACCTTTACAGATGTAAAAAGCAGTAACGGTTGTGTTGAAAACCGTTACAAAATAAAAACAGACGTGATTTTTTTTGGAAAATCATACAAGATTAACTTAACTTTAAGCACAAGAGACGACATGAGATTTCCGGTTTTAATTGGTAGACAATTTTTAAAACGAAAATTTCTAGTAGACGTTGATATCCTAAACCAATCCTTTAATCATAACAAATAAAATGAACATTGTAATCTTATCTAGAAACGCTAATTTATACTCAACAGACCGTTTAGTAGAAGAGGGTGAAAAAAGAGGTCATAAAATAGAAAT
This portion of the Olleya sp. Bg11-27 genome encodes:
- a CDS encoding patatin-like phospholipase family protein is translated as MKQISIAILLILTFCSSLNAQEQEVESKEPKVGLVLSGGGAKGFAHIGVLKVIDSLGIRVDYVAGTSMGAIIGSLYASGYSGKQLDSIFKGVNFDDLISDNIPRSAKSTYEREISERYAVTLPFDHLKVKLPSALSRGQNVFNLLTKLMMHVSDENDFSKLPIPFFCIATDVETGQQVVLDKGNLPQSVRASGAFPSLFQPVEINGQLLIDGGVVNNYPINKLKAKGMDIIIGVDVQDGLANRTDLSSAPQILFQINNFRTITDMKTKSKETDIYIKPDITKFNVVSFDDGNQIIKNGEIATIGKIEVLQQLKQKQIKKPIVREAMHSPDSLQINYIETNGINKYTRSYILGKLRMRPYTKVTYKELSEGANNVVATNNFDSFFYELKKEEDDAYRVITTVNETKKTTFLKLGLHYDDLYKSAILANITKNQFLLKNDVASLDLIIGDHVRYNFDYFIDKGIYWSVGLKSRYNEFDQAVVADAFLSQSEASSIGVNKINAELTDFTNQFYLQTLFRNDLALSLGLEHKKLKVTTETILSSDNQNETIFENSNYVSLFGQLKFDTYDSKYYPTEGISFLGEANYYLYSSDYAAEFSPFSIFKAELGYAFKATDKLSFNLVTDAGFKINPKANQFLDFVLGGYGNNFINNFKPFYGYDFLTIAADSYIKGSLNLDYQFLPKNHLMLTANYANVSDRLFDDADWLSLPEYSGYALGYSLDSFLGPIEAKYSYSPETRESYWFFNLGYWF
- the uvrC gene encoding excinuclease ABC subunit UvrC, encoding MSQTALDIQLKTLPDSPGVYQYFDAEGTIIYVGKAKNLKKRVTSYFTKTHENGKTRVLVKRIANIKHIVVETETDALLLENNLIKKHKPRYNVLLKDDKTYPWICIKKERFPRVFPTRRVIKDGSDYFGPYTSMKTVKTLLGLINGLYKLRTCNYNLAQDKVSEGKYKVCLEYHLGNCKGACEGRETEASYHENIDAIREILKGNFKDSLGNFKVQMREFAEVMEFEAAQRIKEKIEVLENYQAKSTIVNPKISNVDVFSIISDAGHGYINFLQLSYGSIIRSHTLEIKKKLDESDKELLELAIIEIRARFNSNSKEIYVPFSVNIGEELKVTVPQLGDKKHILDLSIRNAKYYRMERFKQVKITDPDRHANRIMAQMKQDLRLGEEPRHIECFDNSNIQGTNPVAACVVFKNGKPSKKDYRHFNIKTVEGPDDFASMEEVVFRRYKRLLEEEQPLPQLIIIDGGKGQLSSALKSLDLLGLRGRIAIIGIAKRLEELFYPDDPIPLYLDKKSETLKIIQQLRNEAHRFGIEHHRNKRSKQALNTEMETIPGIGEKTIIELLKKFKSAKRISNAKLDELEEIVGVSRAAKIYNYYHKE
- a CDS encoding ATP-dependent zinc protease, whose amino-acid sequence is MTKKTIGRTDKINFPKLDLFEIDCKIDTGAYTSAIHCSNVVVKDDGLHCTFYSKGHPNFNSETKIFKEYTFTDVKSSNGCVENRYKIKTDVIFFGKSYKINLTLSTRDDMRFPVLIGRQFLKRKFLVDVDILNQSFNHNK